One segment of Variovorax sp. PAMC28562 DNA contains the following:
- a CDS encoding histone deacetylase family protein: MKAFFTEDQLLHDPQQFMRLGRIMKPSDLPSRAHALRDALQARGVTVEEPADYGRAPLEGVHSVDYLDYLESAYGLWRALKMPGVEPGIEVLPNLSPFYSGVPGVARPPCPSPSIVARTGYYISDLSCPIGPDTWRSILRSAHTAVAATDSVLATGDAAYALCRPSGHHAHRDRAGGFCYVNNSATAAHRLWERHGRVAVLDVDAHHGDGTQNIFYARNDVLTVSTHADPAGYYPFYTGYAHERGAGAGEGFNLNLPLPHGTGNDVFMQAVSEGVKAVSDFAPEALVLALGFDSYKDDPISVLRLDLEGYRLIGEKVGALRLPTVIVQEGGYLVEAIGPALEMFLRGFESAR, encoded by the coding sequence ATGAAGGCCTTCTTCACCGAAGACCAGCTGCTGCACGATCCGCAGCAGTTCATGCGGCTCGGCCGCATCATGAAGCCTTCCGATCTGCCGAGCCGTGCGCATGCCTTGCGCGATGCCTTGCAGGCGCGCGGCGTCACTGTCGAAGAGCCAGCCGACTACGGCCGAGCGCCGCTGGAAGGCGTGCACAGCGTCGACTATCTGGACTACCTGGAAAGCGCCTACGGCCTGTGGCGCGCGTTGAAGATGCCGGGCGTGGAGCCGGGCATCGAGGTGCTGCCGAATCTGTCGCCGTTCTACAGCGGCGTACCCGGCGTGGCGCGGCCGCCGTGCCCGTCGCCGTCGATCGTGGCGCGCACCGGTTACTACATCAGCGACCTGTCGTGCCCCATCGGTCCTGACACCTGGCGCTCGATCCTGCGTTCGGCGCACACCGCCGTGGCTGCAACCGATTCGGTGCTCGCGACCGGCGATGCGGCCTATGCGCTGTGTCGGCCCTCGGGACATCACGCGCACCGCGATCGCGCCGGCGGCTTCTGCTATGTCAACAACAGCGCGACCGCAGCGCACCGGTTGTGGGAGCGCCATGGCCGGGTCGCGGTGCTCGACGTCGATGCGCACCACGGCGACGGTACGCAGAACATCTTCTATGCACGCAACGACGTGCTGACCGTGTCGACCCACGCCGACCCGGCCGGCTACTACCCGTTCTATACCGGCTATGCGCACGAGCGCGGTGCCGGCGCGGGCGAAGGCTTCAACCTGAACCTGCCGCTGCCCCACGGCACTGGCAACGACGTGTTCATGCAGGCGGTGAGCGAAGGCGTGAAAGCGGTGAGCGACTTCGCGCCCGAAGCGCTGGTACTCGCGCTCGGCTTCGACAGCTACAAGGACGATCCGATCAGCGTGCTCAGGCTCGACCTCGAAGGCTATCGCCTGATCGGCGAGAAAGTCGGCGCGCTGCGTCTGCCGACGGTGATCGTGCAGGAGGGCGGCTACCTGGTCGAAGCCATCGGGCCGGCGCTGGAGATGTTCCTCCGCGGCTTCGAGTCGGCGCGATGA
- a CDS encoding cupin domain-containing protein encodes MTSTSSRPQAVPTVQLENDRVKVTEWRFAPGAETGWHRHGMDYVVVPMTTASLLLETPQGELRSPLTAGVSYTRLTGVEHNVVNPNEHEFVFIEIELK; translated from the coding sequence ATGACTTCAACCTCTTCGCGACCCCAGGCGGTCCCCACGGTCCAACTCGAGAACGACCGCGTCAAGGTCACCGAATGGCGGTTTGCGCCCGGCGCTGAAACCGGTTGGCACCGCCACGGCATGGACTACGTGGTGGTGCCGATGACCACCGCGTCGCTGCTGCTCGAAACGCCTCAAGGAGAATTACGCAGCCCGCTGACGGCCGGCGTTTCTTACACGCGGCTCACCGGCGTCGAGCACAACGTGGTGAACCCGAACGAGCATGAGTTCGTCTTCATCGAGATCGAATTGAAGTAG
- a CDS encoding 2-hydroxyacid dehydrogenase yields MTCVALLSEVLDMEYLATAFREVSPGIDVRQGADLGALDEIDIAVCWFPPHGQLAQLPKLRLAQSLAAGVDHMLADAQLPRDVPLCRIVDSGMAAGMNAYVSWAVVQQHRGMRAYVASSATGLWQEQPVVSPRKHRVGIAGMGTLGMACAGALATIGYAVRGWSRSAKADLPEGVTGYHGAGQLDAFLSGCDTLVCLLPLTPETHGFLNADLFSKLPHGAHLINVGRGDHLVEADLLRALERGQLSAATLDAFSQEPLPASHPFWKDPRILVTPHIATRTDRLVIAQQTLANLAALEQGICPVNQVDIDRGY; encoded by the coding sequence ATGACTTGCGTCGCGTTGTTGAGCGAAGTGCTCGACATGGAATACCTCGCTACCGCGTTTCGCGAAGTCAGCCCCGGCATCGATGTGCGGCAGGGTGCCGACCTCGGTGCGCTCGACGAGATCGACATCGCGGTCTGCTGGTTTCCGCCGCACGGACAGCTGGCGCAACTTCCCAAGCTACGGCTCGCGCAGTCGCTTGCCGCTGGCGTCGACCACATGCTGGCCGACGCGCAACTGCCACGCGACGTGCCGTTGTGCCGCATCGTCGATTCGGGCATGGCCGCGGGCATGAATGCGTACGTGAGTTGGGCTGTCGTGCAGCAGCATCGCGGCATGCGCGCGTACGTCGCCAGCTCGGCAACCGGGCTTTGGCAGGAGCAGCCGGTGGTGTCACCGCGCAAGCACCGCGTCGGCATCGCGGGCATGGGCACGCTCGGCATGGCCTGCGCCGGGGCGCTCGCGACCATCGGCTACGCCGTGCGCGGCTGGAGTCGCAGTGCCAAGGCTGACTTGCCCGAGGGCGTGACCGGCTACCACGGCGCCGGTCAGCTCGACGCGTTCCTGTCGGGTTGCGACACGCTGGTCTGCCTGCTGCCGCTGACCCCAGAGACGCACGGCTTTCTCAACGCAGACCTGTTCTCGAAGTTGCCGCACGGCGCACACTTGATCAATGTCGGGCGCGGTGACCACCTGGTCGAAGCCGACCTGTTGCGAGCCCTGGAGCGGGGACAGCTCTCTGCGGCGACGCTCGATGCGTTCTCGCAGGAACCGTTGCCCGCGTCGCATCCGTTCTGGAAAGACCCGCGCATTCTCGTCACGCCGCACATCGCGACACGCACCGACCGCCTGGTCATCGCGCAACAGACGCTGGCCAATCTGGCGGCGCTTGAACAAGGGATTTGTCCCGTCAATCAGGTCGATATCGACCGCGGCTACTAA
- a CDS encoding GntR family transcriptional regulator, with translation MALSTSPDTAFFESVEATDLVGLVEAQLTRAIVEGKLAPGSRIVEAEIARRMGVSRAPVREAARRLERQGVLVARPRHGFAVRSISVQEIDNLYEVRLSLELSAIELACRKADDAGLARVKALVDAMVRHAPTQPQHERIASDFELHTLICELSGNAHLHRIFLNTQTEMRMVMALIDAVYDDPATIAATHNPIVDALLRRDADAAKAAMRVHLEDAWTHVRALFVRKHGDLPAPATA, from the coding sequence ATGGCCCTCTCTACCTCCCCCGACACCGCGTTCTTCGAGTCGGTCGAAGCCACCGACCTGGTCGGCCTGGTCGAAGCGCAACTGACGCGTGCCATCGTCGAAGGAAAGCTCGCGCCGGGCAGCCGCATCGTCGAAGCCGAGATCGCGCGCCGCATGGGGGTGAGTCGCGCGCCGGTGCGCGAGGCGGCGCGCCGGCTCGAGCGGCAGGGCGTGCTGGTCGCGCGACCACGCCACGGCTTCGCGGTGCGCAGCATCAGCGTGCAGGAAATCGACAACCTCTACGAAGTGCGGCTGAGCCTGGAACTCAGCGCGATCGAGCTGGCCTGCCGCAAGGCCGACGATGCCGGGCTGGCCCGCGTCAAGGCGTTGGTCGACGCGATGGTGCGGCACGCGCCGACGCAGCCGCAGCACGAGCGCATCGCTAGCGACTTCGAGCTGCACACGCTCATCTGCGAGCTGTCCGGCAATGCGCACCTGCACCGCATCTTTCTGAACACGCAGACCGAGATGCGCATGGTGATGGCGCTGATCGATGCGGTCTACGACGATCCGGCCACCATCGCGGCCACGCACAACCCCATCGTCGATGCGCTGCTGCGTCGCGATGCCGATGCCGCCAAAGCCGCGATGCGCGTTCACCTCGAAGACGCGTGGACGCACGTGCGCGCGCTGTTCGTGCGAAAGCACGGCGACCTTCCGGCGCCCGCCACTGCCTGA
- a CDS encoding aspartate aminotransferase family protein — MNAFTLNPPTHAENAAHDIASVLHPFTNLATHPQVGPFMIARGDGVYVEDDQGHRYLEAMSALWCASLGFSNERLAKAGSDALRTLPYYHTFNGRSNAAAIALAEKLLAMAPVPMSKVFFANSGSEANDTAVKLVWYYHNAIGKPAKKKIIARKNAYHGVTVAAASLSGLISNHRDFDLPIDRILHVDCPHHWRYAEAGESEEGFATRLADSLEKRILEEGPETVGAFIAEPVMGAGGVIVPPVTYFEKIQKVLAKYDVLLIADEVICGFCRTGEMFGSTTYGMKPDILTSAKALSSGYVPISAVLVNDRVHAAVAANSGKIGTFGHGFTYSGHPVACAIALETLKVYEDEKILAHVQSLVPQFQQGLQRFAARPFVGEVRGVGFIGAIELVPDPAKRTAFDPAKKAGARLAQLALEQGLIVRALADAVAFCPPLIMTSVQVDEMFERFDRAMTRFEAEQA; from the coding sequence ATGAACGCATTCACATTGAACCCCCCAACGCATGCTGAAAACGCAGCGCACGACATCGCCTCGGTGCTGCACCCCTTTACCAATCTGGCGACGCATCCGCAGGTCGGGCCTTTCATGATCGCGCGCGGCGATGGCGTGTATGTCGAGGACGACCAGGGTCACCGTTATCTCGAAGCCATGTCGGCGCTATGGTGTGCCTCGCTCGGCTTCAGCAACGAGCGCCTGGCCAAGGCTGGCAGCGACGCGCTGCGCACCTTGCCGTACTACCACACGTTCAACGGCCGCTCCAATGCGGCCGCCATCGCGCTCGCCGAAAAGCTGCTGGCCATGGCCCCCGTGCCGATGTCGAAAGTGTTCTTCGCCAATTCCGGTTCGGAGGCCAACGACACTGCCGTCAAGCTGGTCTGGTACTACCACAATGCCATCGGAAAGCCGGCAAAGAAAAAGATCATCGCGCGCAAGAACGCGTACCACGGCGTCACCGTCGCGGCCGCCAGCCTGAGCGGCTTGATCTCGAACCATCGCGACTTCGACCTGCCGATCGATCGCATCCTGCACGTCGATTGCCCGCACCACTGGCGCTATGCCGAGGCCGGCGAAAGCGAAGAAGGCTTCGCGACGCGACTGGCCGATTCGCTCGAAAAACGCATCCTCGAAGAAGGCCCTGAAACGGTCGGCGCCTTCATTGCCGAACCGGTGATGGGCGCGGGCGGCGTCATCGTGCCGCCGGTGACGTACTTCGAAAAAATCCAGAAGGTACTGGCGAAGTACGACGTGCTGCTGATCGCCGACGAAGTGATCTGCGGGTTTTGCCGCACCGGTGAAATGTTCGGCTCGACCACCTACGGCATGAAGCCGGACATACTCACTTCGGCCAAAGCGCTGTCGTCGGGCTACGTACCGATCTCGGCCGTGCTGGTCAACGACAGGGTGCATGCCGCGGTGGCGGCCAACAGCGGAAAGATCGGCACCTTCGGCCACGGGTTCACTTACTCGGGACATCCGGTCGCGTGCGCCATCGCACTCGAAACGCTGAAGGTCTACGAAGACGAAAAGATCCTCGCGCACGTGCAGTCGTTGGTGCCGCAGTTCCAGCAAGGCTTGCAGCGTTTTGCAGCACGGCCTTTCGTCGGCGAAGTGCGAGGCGTGGGGTTCATCGGCGCTATCGAGCTGGTGCCAGATCCGGCAAAGCGCACGGCATTCGATCCCGCGAAGAAGGCGGGCGCCCGCCTGGCCCAGCTGGCGCTGGAGCAAGGACTCATCGTGCGCGCGCTGGCCGACGCGGTGGCGTTCTGCCCGCCGCTCATCATGACGTCGGTGCAGGTCGACGAGATGTTCGAGCGCTTCGACCGCGCGATGACACGCTTCGAAGCCGAGCAGGCATGA
- a CDS encoding transglutaminase-like domain-containing protein, translating into MRLQAICKMTVTATEADCPVVAMLRPRSGDAQWMVSERYDLHPWVPTTEYVDSYGNLCQRMKIPQGDMRIEVEMVMEAEDHIAVAPDAMATPIEDLPFDSLQYLLQSRYCPSDKMEDRARQIVGNAETGYAQVEAIRSWIHTNLQYRYGVSNGATDALDTLNDGAGVCRDFSHVGIGLTRSLRIPARLVVGYLYRLDPMDMHAWFEAFVGGRWYTFDATQDAPRGGRIVVAYGRDAADVAFISNYGPLEMGEMVVTVEQVDLGDGTQHHQPQPQPQPQPQDQQTY; encoded by the coding sequence ATGAGGCTCCAAGCCATCTGCAAGATGACCGTGACTGCCACCGAAGCCGACTGCCCGGTGGTCGCCATGCTGCGGCCCCGCAGCGGCGATGCGCAATGGATGGTTAGCGAGCGCTACGACCTGCACCCGTGGGTGCCGACCACCGAGTACGTCGACAGCTACGGCAACCTCTGCCAGCGCATGAAGATCCCGCAGGGCGACATGCGCATCGAGGTCGAGATGGTGATGGAGGCCGAAGACCACATCGCGGTGGCGCCCGACGCGATGGCAACCCCCATCGAGGACCTTCCCTTCGACTCGCTGCAGTACCTGCTGCAAAGCCGCTATTGCCCGTCCGACAAGATGGAAGATCGTGCACGCCAGATCGTCGGTAACGCCGAGACCGGCTATGCGCAGGTCGAGGCGATTCGCTCTTGGATTCACACCAACCTCCAGTATCGCTACGGCGTGAGCAACGGCGCCACCGATGCGCTCGACACGCTCAACGACGGCGCCGGCGTGTGCCGGGATTTCTCGCATGTCGGCATCGGCCTGACGCGCAGCCTGCGCATCCCGGCGCGGCTGGTGGTCGGCTATCTTTACCGCCTCGATCCCATGGACATGCACGCCTGGTTCGAGGCCTTCGTCGGCGGTCGCTGGTACACCTTCGATGCAACGCAGGACGCACCGCGCGGTGGCCGCATCGTGGTGGCCTACGGACGCGATGCGGCCGACGTGGCGTTCATCTCCAACTACGGGCCGCTCGAGATGGGTGAGATGGTGGTCACTGTCGAACAGGTCGATCTGGGCGACGGAACGCAGCACCATCAACCACAACCACAACCACAACCGCAACCGCAAGATCAGCAAACGTATTGA
- a CDS encoding DMT family transporter — translation MTASVLPPRGRAPATGGSRAAGIGLFLCALVAFASYDAFCKFMLQFYSAPFVNVMRYVAVSSIALVMLLRHGDLRLWRAPRKGLLLLRGAMLATVATCFMTALIWMPLAEATAIYFTAPLLMVALSPWLLGEQVHRAKWIAVVVGFGGMLLIVRPGGDLPVLGTVLMAVSAVCYAIFQLLTRRLAGLVPSPVQYAYTALVCFVVTLIPAPFFLPAQWPPLGDVLLLLAGGACSGAAQWLLLAAFERVEASTLAPLNYFQLLLAVAFSTFWFHRPPDGLASVGIALIMAAGIYIARTRAVAVAPAA, via the coding sequence ATGACGGCTTCGGTGCTGCCTCCTCGAGGTCGTGCCCCAGCAACGGGCGGCAGCAGGGCTGCGGGCATCGGCCTGTTCCTCTGCGCGCTCGTCGCCTTCGCCTCCTACGACGCGTTCTGCAAGTTCATGCTGCAGTTTTATTCGGCGCCGTTCGTCAACGTCATGCGCTATGTCGCCGTGTCGAGCATCGCGCTGGTGATGCTGCTGCGCCACGGCGACCTGCGACTGTGGCGCGCGCCACGCAAAGGCTTGCTGCTGTTGCGCGGCGCCATGCTCGCAACGGTCGCGACCTGCTTCATGACGGCGCTGATCTGGATGCCGCTGGCCGAGGCGACCGCCATCTATTTCACCGCGCCTTTGCTGATGGTCGCGCTGTCGCCCTGGCTGCTCGGCGAGCAGGTGCACCGCGCCAAGTGGATCGCAGTCGTCGTCGGCTTCGGCGGCATGCTGCTCATCGTGCGGCCGGGCGGCGATTTGCCGGTGCTCGGCACCGTGCTGATGGCAGTGTCTGCCGTTTGCTACGCCATCTTCCAGTTGCTGACGCGGCGGCTTGCGGGCCTGGTGCCGAGCCCGGTGCAATACGCCTACACCGCGCTGGTCTGCTTCGTCGTGACGCTGATCCCCGCCCCGTTCTTCCTGCCGGCACAGTGGCCACCGCTTGGCGACGTGCTGTTGTTGCTGGCCGGCGGTGCCTGCAGCGGCGCGGCGCAATGGCTGCTGCTCGCGGCCTTCGAGCGCGTCGAAGCCTCGACACTCGCTCCGCTCAACTACTTCCAGCTGCTGCTGGCGGTGGCGTTCAGCACCTTCTGGTTTCACCGCCCGCCGGACGGTCTGGCCTCCGTGGGCATCGCGCTGATCATGGCGGCGGGCATCTACATCGCGCGCACGCGGGCCGTCGCGGTCGCTCCTGCGGCGTAG
- a CDS encoding amidase family protein — translation MSNTDPTEIWRLSASRVATLVRQRKLSAFEAAQSALARLDAVNPKLNAVVDHRPDEVLAHARAIDAALARGEDPGPLAGVPVTVKINIDQQGFATSNGVNLQKEWIAASNSPVVDNLLKAGAVIVGRTNAPAFSYRWFTDNRLHGRTVNPRDSALTPGGSSGGAASSIAAGIGHIAHGTDIAGSIRYPAYACGIHGLRPSLGRVAAYNAVTPERIISGQITAVSGPLARTVDDLRLALAAMSAPDPRDPWWVPAPLVGPAAPRCVALCVAPDGMTTQPEVVAALRDAAERLRDAGWTVDEVDALPPIRDAVQVQIALWMGDGYAGMVAAAEREGDAGAIAALAGQATLARSMTLEKFSTALVRRAAITRQWQVFLERYPVVLLPACAELPFADDLDLQGPDAYARVWEAQMTMIGLPLTGLPSLVVSTGMVGRAPVGVQLVAGRYREDLCLAAGEAIEARGVPPMPIDPQ, via the coding sequence ATGTCCAACACTGACCCAACCGAAATCTGGCGCCTCTCCGCGTCGCGCGTCGCCACGCTCGTGCGGCAACGCAAGCTCTCTGCCTTCGAAGCCGCGCAGTCAGCACTGGCCCGGCTCGATGCCGTCAATCCCAAGCTCAACGCGGTGGTCGACCATCGGCCCGACGAAGTGCTGGCCCATGCGCGCGCCATCGATGCCGCCCTGGCGCGTGGTGAAGATCCCGGTCCGCTCGCGGGCGTGCCGGTCACCGTCAAGATCAACATCGACCAGCAGGGCTTCGCGACAAGCAACGGCGTGAACCTGCAGAAAGAGTGGATCGCCGCCAGCAACAGCCCGGTCGTCGACAACCTGCTGAAGGCCGGCGCCGTCATCGTCGGGCGCACCAACGCGCCGGCGTTCAGCTACCGATGGTTTACCGACAACCGCTTGCATGGGCGTACCGTCAACCCGCGCGACTCAGCGTTGACGCCGGGCGGGTCGTCCGGCGGCGCTGCATCGTCGATCGCGGCCGGCATCGGTCACATCGCCCACGGCACCGACATCGCCGGCTCGATCCGCTACCCGGCGTACGCGTGCGGCATCCACGGCTTGCGGCCGTCGCTCGGTCGCGTCGCGGCCTACAACGCGGTGACGCCGGAGCGAATCATCAGCGGACAGATCACTGCGGTGTCGGGCCCGCTCGCACGGACTGTCGACGACCTGCGGCTCGCGCTCGCCGCCATGTCGGCGCCCGACCCGCGCGATCCGTGGTGGGTGCCCGCACCGCTTGTCGGGCCGGCCGCTCCGCGCTGCGTCGCGTTGTGCGTAGCGCCCGACGGCATGACGACGCAGCCCGAGGTGGTGGCCGCGTTGCGCGATGCAGCCGAGCGTTTGCGCGACGCCGGCTGGACCGTGGACGAAGTCGATGCGCTGCCGCCGATCCGCGATGCGGTGCAGGTGCAGATCGCCTTGTGGATGGGGGATGGCTACGCGGGCATGGTCGCTGCGGCGGAGCGCGAAGGCGATGCGGGCGCCATCGCTGCGCTCGCTGGGCAAGCGACCCTCGCGCGATCGATGACGCTAGAGAAGTTCTCCACCGCGCTGGTGCGGCGGGCCGCCATCACGCGGCAGTGGCAAGTATTCCTGGAGCGCTATCCGGTCGTGCTGCTGCCTGCCTGCGCGGAGCTGCCGTTCGCCGACGATCTGGATTTGCAGGGGCCGGACGCGTATGCCCGCGTGTGGGAAGCCCAGATGACCATGATCGGCCTGCCGCTGACCGGGCTGCCGTCGCTGGTGGTGTCGACCGGCATGGTCGGACGTGCGCCGGTCGGCGTGCAACTCGTGGCCGGGCGCTATCGCGAAGACCTGTGTCTGGCGGCTGGCGAAGCAATCGAGGCACGCGGTGTGCCACCGATGCCGATCGACCCGCAATAA
- a CDS encoding Dps family protein, producing MASKSPTSKSLPPAPANARATAVQPNLHQESHETQKYGEIVKLPNGLSEKVCKESVALLNQCLADTITLRDMYKKHHWQVVGPTFNQLHLMYDQHFEAQVLLVDILAERIQLLGGIALAMAADVAESTKIARPPRGREPAAVQIRRLAEAHEMIIIGARDAAKKVDDAGDDGSNDVFVSNVLRTNELQVWFLTEHLVAASPVTA from the coding sequence ATGGCCAGCAAAAGTCCAACTTCCAAATCCCTGCCTCCTGCGCCCGCCAACGCGCGCGCGACCGCCGTGCAACCCAACCTGCACCAGGAATCGCACGAGACACAAAAGTACGGCGAGATCGTCAAGCTGCCCAACGGCTTGAGCGAAAAGGTTTGCAAGGAAAGCGTCGCGCTGCTGAACCAATGCCTGGCGGACACCATCACCTTGCGCGACATGTACAAGAAACATCACTGGCAAGTGGTCGGCCCGACCTTCAACCAGCTGCACCTGATGTACGACCAGCATTTCGAAGCACAGGTGCTGCTGGTCGACATCCTGGCCGAGCGCATCCAGCTGCTCGGCGGCATCGCGCTGGCCATGGCCGCCGACGTCGCCGAGAGCACCAAGATCGCGCGTCCGCCACGCGGTCGCGAGCCGGCTGCAGTGCAGATTCGCCGTCTGGCGGAAGCTCACGAGATGATCATCATCGGCGCACGTGACGCGGCCAAGAAGGTCGACGACGCGGGCGACGACGGCAGCAACGACGTGTTCGTGTCGAACGTGCTGCGCACCAATGAGTTGCAGGTCTGGTTCCTGACGGAGCATCTGGTCGCGGCTTCGCCCGTCACCGCGTAA
- a CDS encoding class II aldolase/adducin family protein — translation MSSKDVSPAERQVREDLAAAYRLVAYYGMDDSIYTHISARVPGTEDQFLINPFGMLFRDITASSLVKIDLEGRILDDSPFDVNPAGFTIHSAVHSARHDAACVLHTHTVAGVAVSSLACGLQPCNQWALQFHERVVYHDFEGIALDPDECSRLVADLGPTSRALILRNHGLVTLGRNVPEAFILMLNLERACRVQVAIQSTGLPIHPVSLEVCEKTARQYESGDSVREAGQPDPNGREWRAMLQRIEPAAPSSFRD, via the coding sequence ATGTCATCGAAAGATGTCTCCCCCGCAGAACGCCAAGTCCGCGAAGACCTCGCCGCCGCCTACCGCCTGGTCGCGTACTACGGCATGGACGACAGCATCTACACCCACATCTCGGCGCGGGTGCCGGGCACCGAAGACCAGTTTCTGATCAACCCGTTCGGCATGCTTTTCAGGGACATCACGGCTTCGTCGCTCGTCAAGATCGACCTCGAAGGCCGCATCCTCGACGACTCGCCTTTCGACGTGAACCCGGCCGGCTTCACCATCCACAGCGCCGTGCATTCGGCGCGGCACGACGCGGCATGCGTGCTGCATACGCACACGGTGGCGGGCGTGGCGGTGTCGTCGCTGGCGTGTGGGTTGCAGCCTTGCAACCAGTGGGCGCTGCAGTTTCACGAGCGCGTGGTCTATCACGACTTCGAGGGCATCGCGCTCGATCCGGACGAGTGCAGTCGGCTGGTCGCCGACCTCGGGCCGACGTCGCGCGCGCTCATCCTGCGTAACCACGGTCTGGTCACGCTGGGACGCAACGTGCCCGAGGCGTTCATCCTGATGCTGAACCTGGAGCGGGCCTGCCGCGTTCAGGTTGCGATCCAGTCGACCGGCTTGCCGATCCATCCGGTGTCGCTCGAGGTCTGCGAGAAGACGGCGCGGCAGTACGAAAGCGGCGACAGCGTGCGCGAGGCCGGCCAGCCCGACCCCAACGGCCGCGAATGGCGCGCGATGCTGCAGCGCATCGAGCCGGCCGCGCCATCGTCGTTCCGCGATTGA